One Pseudomonas abieticivorans genomic region harbors:
- a CDS encoding electron transfer flavoprotein subunit beta/FixA family protein, whose protein sequence is MKVLVAVKRVVDYNVKVRVKADNSGVDLANVKMSMNPFCEIAVEEAVRLKEKGVATEIVVVTIGPSTAQEQLRTALALGADRAILVESAEDLTSLAVAKLLKAVVDKEQPQLVILGKQAIDSDNNQTGQMLAALTGYGQGTFASKVEISGDSVAVTREIDGGAQTVSLKLPAVVTTDLRLNEPRYASLPNIMKAKKKPLETVTPEALGVSTASTNKTVKVEAPAARSAGIKVKSVAELVEKLKNEAKVI, encoded by the coding sequence ATGAAGGTTCTTGTAGCTGTCAAACGAGTGGTCGACTATAACGTCAAGGTCCGTGTCAAAGCGGACAACTCCGGCGTCGATCTTGCCAACGTCAAGATGTCGATGAACCCCTTCTGCGAAATCGCCGTGGAAGAAGCCGTTCGCCTGAAAGAGAAAGGCGTGGCGACCGAAATCGTCGTCGTCACCATTGGCCCGAGCACTGCCCAGGAACAACTGCGCACCGCCCTGGCCCTGGGTGCCGACCGTGCCATCCTGGTTGAAAGCGCCGAAGACCTGACCTCCCTGGCCGTGGCCAAGCTGCTCAAGGCCGTTGTCGACAAGGAACAGCCTCAGTTGGTGATCCTGGGCAAACAGGCCATCGACAGCGACAACAACCAGACCGGCCAGATGCTGGCTGCGCTGACCGGTTACGGCCAGGGCACCTTCGCCTCCAAAGTCGAAATCTCGGGTGACTCGGTTGCCGTGACCCGTGAAATCGACGGCGGTGCACAAACCGTTTCGCTGAAACTGCCAGCGGTGGTCACCACTGACCTGCGTCTGAATGAGCCTCGTTATGCCTCGCTGCCTAACATCATGAAGGCCAAGAAGAAACCGCTGGAAACCGTGACCCCAGAAGCCCTGGGCGTTTCCACCGCCTCCACCAACAAGACCGTCAAGGTTGAAGCCCCGGCTGCCCGCAGCGCTGGCATCAAGGTCAAGTCGGTTGCAGAACTGGTCGAGAAACTGAAAAACGAAGCGAAGGTAATCTAA
- a CDS encoding electron transfer flavoprotein subunit alpha/FixB family protein: protein MTILVIAEHEKGAIAPATLNTVAAATKIGGDVHVLVAGQGVGAVAEAAAKITGVAKVLVADNAAYAHFLPENVAPLVAELAANYSHVLAPATSNGKNVLPRVAAQLDVDQISEIISVESADTFKRPIYAGNAIATVQSTAAIKVITVRATGFDPVAAEGGSASVEAVGAAHDAGKSAFVSEELAKSDRPELTAAKIVVSGGRGMQNGDNFKHLYALADKLGAAVGASRAAVDAGFVPNDMQVGQTGKIVAPQLYIAVGISGAIQHLAGMKDSKVIVAINKDEEAPIFQVADYGLVADLFEAVPELEKLV, encoded by the coding sequence ATGACTATCCTGGTTATCGCTGAACACGAGAAGGGCGCCATCGCACCGGCTACCCTGAACACCGTGGCGGCTGCCACCAAAATCGGTGGCGATGTGCACGTGCTGGTCGCAGGCCAAGGTGTTGGCGCTGTTGCCGAGGCCGCTGCCAAGATCACTGGCGTGGCTAAAGTGCTGGTGGCCGACAACGCTGCCTACGCCCACTTCCTGCCGGAAAACGTCGCGCCGCTGGTGGCCGAGCTTGCCGCCAACTACAGCCACGTACTGGCCCCGGCCACTTCCAACGGCAAAAACGTGCTGCCGCGCGTTGCAGCCCAATTGGACGTTGACCAGATCTCCGAGATCATCTCGGTGGAATCGGCTGACACCTTCAAGCGCCCGATCTATGCCGGTAACGCCATTGCCACCGTGCAATCGACCGCCGCCATCAAGGTCATCACCGTGCGCGCCACCGGCTTTGATCCGGTTGCCGCCGAAGGTGGCAGTGCCTCGGTTGAAGCCGTGGGTGCCGCTCACGACGCCGGTAAGTCGGCCTTCGTTTCCGAAGAGCTGGCCAAGTCCGATCGCCCGGAACTGACTGCCGCCAAGATCGTCGTTTCCGGCGGCCGTGGTATGCAGAACGGTGACAACTTCAAGCACCTGTACGCCCTGGCCGACAAGCTGGGCGCAGCCGTGGGCGCATCGCGCGCCGCGGTCGACGCAGGCTTCGTGCCCAACGACATGCAGGTCGGCCAGACCGGCAAGATCGTTGCGCCACAGCTGTACATCGCGGTCGGTATCTCCGGCGCGATCCAGCACTTGGCCGGCATGAAAGACTCCAAAGTGATCGTTGCGATCAACAAGGACGAAGAAGCGCCGATCTTCCAGGTGGCGGACTACGGCCTGGTCGCTGACCTGTTCGAAGCCGTGCCGGAGCTGGAGAAGCTGGTTTAA
- a CDS encoding substrate-binding periplasmic protein, translating into MGWPGRWGTFMALGVALVPSLALAVGKCERVVATGSPDAPPYLWRDPADPRHLIGASADLLAQVAAELGLKVEVLYAGKRSQAMDEVRSGRMDLLVDAPMALDDLDSLDFIHPPLVLNDYLVWTQQGSALVYNTVGDLHGHLGAVSARARLTASFESFAQENLSLAHTENLTQAFQQLMLGQVEYVVAGRYAGLAMAQTLGLGKDLVAHETPLDRPGLYVALSHNSACNDPWLRGQLAKKMTELPASAQAQVIVQRNVERWKAQMQQPPGAPKQ; encoded by the coding sequence ATGGGGTGGCCAGGACGATGGGGCACATTCATGGCATTGGGCGTGGCCTTGGTGCCGAGCCTGGCGCTGGCGGTGGGCAAGTGCGAGCGCGTGGTGGCCACTGGCAGCCCGGACGCACCGCCTTACTTGTGGCGTGACCCGGCAGACCCGCGCCACCTGATCGGTGCCAGCGCCGACCTATTGGCGCAGGTGGCCGCAGAGCTTGGCTTGAAAGTCGAGGTGCTATACGCCGGCAAACGCTCCCAGGCCATGGATGAGGTGCGCAGCGGGCGCATGGACCTGCTGGTGGATGCGCCCATGGCGCTGGACGATCTGGACAGCCTGGATTTCATCCACCCGCCGCTGGTGCTCAATGACTACCTGGTGTGGACCCAGCAAGGTTCGGCGCTGGTCTACAACACTGTCGGCGACTTGCACGGCCATTTGGGTGCGGTCTCTGCCCGTGCACGGCTGACGGCTTCGTTCGAAAGCTTTGCCCAGGAAAACCTCAGCCTGGCCCACACCGAAAACCTCACCCAGGCGTTCCAGCAGTTGATGCTGGGCCAGGTCGAGTACGTGGTGGCCGGGCGTTATGCCGGGCTGGCCATGGCTCAGACCCTAGGCTTGGGCAAAGATCTGGTTGCCCATGAGACACCGCTCGACCGCCCGGGCCTGTACGTGGCCCTGTCACACAATTCAGCCTGCAATGACCCGTGGTTGCGCGGACAGCTGGCGAAAAAAATGACAGAATTGCCGGCCTCCGCACAGGCGCAAGTGATCGTGCAGCGCAATGTCGAACGCTGGAAGGCACAAATGCAGCAACCGCCTGGTGCCCCAAAACAGTAG
- a CDS encoding DUF4398 domain-containing protein yields MRIQPLFVAVAVLALAGCANDPAPTQQLRLTEQAVDQAKAVGATDEVPSMKLANDKLATALADAGNQSNRAARMQAEQAELDARLAEAQVLTQKSKEQQSVLDARIVRLRKQLGGVQ; encoded by the coding sequence GTGAGAATTCAACCTTTATTCGTCGCGGTGGCCGTGTTGGCCCTGGCCGGCTGCGCCAACGATCCGGCGCCCACCCAACAGCTGCGCCTCACCGAGCAGGCCGTCGATCAGGCCAAGGCCGTGGGCGCCACCGATGAAGTGCCGTCCATGAAACTGGCCAACGATAAGCTGGCCACGGCCCTGGCCGATGCCGGCAACCAGTCCAACCGCGCCGCGCGCATGCAGGCCGAGCAGGCCGAGTTGGATGCGCGGCTGGCCGAGGCGCAAGTGCTGACCCAAAAAAGCAAGGAACAACAAAGCGTGCTCGACGCCCGTATCGTACGTCTGCGCAAGCAGTTGGGGGGCGTGCAGTGA
- a CDS encoding OmpA family protein, with the protein MSLKSSIGSGLVVLGCAGLFGCAGQQPGDVTLQQASASFQKVKDDANVLRSAPRDVIRAGESLARAERLSNYWGSRDDVAHYAYLSQRYSDIAREHSELALSQERIAKQELERQRLQLALRESKLASVQAQGKWLEEQFVSMATTETDRGLVLTLGDVLFDTGEADLAPSANRMVLKLVQFLQLNPKRLVRIEGYTDNTGDKDFNLQLSRDRAQSVADTLVDLGIDDKRIKVEGYGDQYPVEANASERGRALNRRVEIVFSDEKGVLGAAR; encoded by the coding sequence GTGAGCCTGAAATCTTCGATTGGCAGCGGCCTGGTCGTCCTGGGTTGCGCGGGGCTGTTCGGTTGCGCCGGCCAACAGCCGGGGGATGTCACCCTGCAACAGGCCAGCGCCAGCTTTCAAAAGGTCAAGGATGACGCCAACGTGCTGCGCAGCGCGCCGCGCGATGTGATCCGCGCCGGTGAGTCGCTGGCCCGTGCCGAGCGCTTGTCCAACTACTGGGGTTCGCGTGACGACGTGGCGCACTACGCCTACCTCAGCCAGCGTTACAGCGACATCGCCCGCGAGCACAGCGAGTTGGCCTTGAGCCAGGAGCGTATCGCCAAGCAGGAACTGGAGCGCCAGCGCCTGCAGTTGGCCTTGCGTGAGTCCAAGCTTGCCAGCGTGCAGGCGCAGGGCAAGTGGCTGGAAGAGCAATTCGTGAGCATGGCCACCACCGAGACCGATCGCGGCCTGGTGCTGACCTTGGGTGACGTGCTGTTTGACACCGGCGAAGCCGACCTGGCGCCGTCGGCCAACCGCATGGTCCTCAAGCTGGTGCAGTTCCTGCAATTGAACCCCAAGCGCCTGGTGCGCATCGAGGGTTACACCGACAACACCGGCGACAAGGACTTCAACCTGCAACTGTCCCGCGACCGTGCACAGTCGGTGGCCGATACCCTGGTTGACCTGGGCATCGACGACAAGCGCATCAAGGTCGAGGGTTACGGCGACCAGTATCCGGTCGAGGCCAATGCCTCGGAGCGGGGCAGGGCGCTGAACCGTCGGGTGGAAATCGTGTTCTCCGACGAAAAAGGCGTGCTCGGCGCCGCGCGCTAA
- a CDS encoding PLP-dependent aminotransferase family protein, translating into MTNLLLYQRIAQQLAEDIRRGVYQPGERVPSVRKMSSQLNVSHATVLQAYANLEDQGLIRARPQSGYYVHQTPALTAPTPDIARVERPGLVTRSSIIQQVLDESRRDGVFALGAAVPHVDYLPVRALHQQIAKVTRFQSPRAFSYMFSPGFEPLRRQVAIRMRDAGVVVDPSEVVITHGCVDALQMSLRVLTRPGDLIAAESPTYYGLLQLADLLGLKVIEIPSDPSTGVSVEALQLAANQWPIKAMVLTSRLSNPLGGTMPEERMKQLLRLAADFDIQIVEDDIYGELMFEQGKSKALKAYDRLGQVIYCSSFSKTLSPGVRIGWMIAGKYQADIQRLQTFSTHSACSVTQMGIASYLENGGYDRHLRYIRHEYRKNLSAYQLAVQQYFPEGTQMTRPTGGFILWVSLPGRVNTQELHVRALEQGISIAPGLIFSNTEQFNHCIRLNCGIPWNKEAERALMTLGMLSSQLCQEVAAGGFH; encoded by the coding sequence ATGACCAACCTTTTGCTGTACCAACGCATCGCCCAGCAACTGGCCGAGGATATCCGCCGCGGTGTCTATCAGCCGGGGGAGCGGGTGCCCTCGGTGCGCAAGATGAGTTCGCAGCTCAACGTCAGCCATGCCACGGTGTTGCAGGCGTATGCCAACCTCGAGGATCAGGGCCTGATTCGTGCGCGGCCGCAGTCCGGGTACTACGTGCACCAGACGCCTGCGCTGACCGCGCCCACCCCGGACATCGCCCGGGTCGAGCGGCCGGGGTTGGTCACGCGCAGCAGCATCATCCAGCAAGTCCTCGACGAATCCCGCCGCGATGGTGTGTTCGCCCTGGGCGCTGCGGTACCGCATGTCGATTACCTGCCGGTGCGAGCGCTGCACCAGCAGATCGCCAAGGTCACGCGATTCCAAAGCCCGCGGGCGTTCAGCTATATGTTCAGCCCGGGTTTCGAGCCGCTGCGCCGGCAAGTCGCCATCCGCATGCGCGATGCCGGCGTGGTGGTCGACCCCTCCGAGGTGGTGATCACCCACGGCTGCGTCGACGCCCTGCAGATGTCGTTGCGGGTGCTGACCCGGCCCGGTGACCTGATTGCCGCGGAGTCGCCCACCTATTACGGTTTGCTGCAACTGGCCGACCTGCTGGGCCTGAAGGTAATCGAGATACCCAGCGACCCCTCCACCGGCGTGAGCGTCGAGGCATTGCAACTGGCTGCCAACCAATGGCCAATCAAGGCGATGGTGCTGACCTCGCGCCTGAGCAACCCGCTGGGCGGTACCATGCCTGAAGAGCGCATGAAGCAGTTGCTGCGCCTGGCCGCCGACTTCGATATCCAGATCGTGGAAGACGATATCTATGGCGAACTGATGTTCGAGCAGGGTAAAAGCAAGGCTTTGAAGGCCTATGACCGCCTGGGCCAGGTGATCTATTGCTCCAGCTTCTCCAAAACCTTGTCGCCGGGCGTGCGCATCGGCTGGATGATCGCCGGCAAGTACCAGGCCGACATCCAGCGGCTGCAAACTTTCAGCACCCACTCGGCGTGCAGCGTGACGCAGATGGGTATTGCCAGTTACCTGGAAAATGGCGGTTACGATCGCCACCTGCGCTACATCCGACATGAATATCGGAAAAATCTCAGCGCCTATCAACTGGCCGTGCAGCAATACTTTCCGGAAGGCACGCAGATGACCCGGCCCACCGGTGGGTTCATCCTGTGGGTCAGCCTGCCGGGCCGGGTCAATACCCAAGAGCTGCATGTGCGGGCGCTGGAACAAGGTATCAGTATTGCGCCTGGGCTGATTTTCAGTAACACCGAGCAGTTCAACCACTGCATCCGCCTGAACTGCGGCATCCCCTGGAACAAGGAGGCCGAGCGGGCCCTGATGACCCTGGGCATGCTCTCCAGCCAGCTGTGCCAAGAGGTGGCGGCGGGCGGTTTTCACTAG
- a CDS encoding translation initiation factor 2, translated as MAILMPLPALSMNALRSVCLLFCVGLAAAVAPVQWAAATESHPSPVSITAKPAVKKPVQTVKKPVAKKKAAATKTKARKKSDAIATPVPKAKLDLRLPKAMVDDLQPAKKTEAQAAAKPLLPAMFGEKAPDDGNFQLNGRLLSNEMKLNLRNEAHQEVDGAALEFQFKQ; from the coding sequence ATGGCCATATTGATGCCATTGCCTGCCTTGTCTATGAATGCCTTGCGTAGTGTCTGCCTGCTGTTCTGTGTCGGCCTTGCCGCTGCCGTTGCCCCTGTTCAGTGGGCTGCGGCGACCGAGTCGCACCCATCGCCTGTGTCTATCACTGCCAAGCCTGCAGTGAAAAAGCCTGTGCAAACGGTCAAGAAGCCGGTGGCGAAGAAGAAGGCCGCAGCCACCAAGACCAAGGCACGCAAGAAATCGGATGCGATCGCTACGCCAGTGCCCAAGGCCAAGCTTGACCTGCGGCTGCCCAAGGCCATGGTCGACGACCTGCAGCCTGCGAAAAAAACCGAGGCCCAGGCTGCCGCTAAGCCATTGCTGCCGGCGATGTTTGGTGAAAAAGCCCCGGATGACGGTAATTTTCAACTTAACGGTCGCCTGTTGAGCAACGAGATGAAGCTTAACCTGCGCAACGAAGCCCACCAGGAAGTCGACGGCGCGGCGCTGGAGTTTCAGTTCAAGCAATAG
- a CDS encoding YkgJ family cysteine cluster protein — protein MNCREGCGACCIAPSISSPLPGMPEGKPAGVRCFNLNAANLCAIFGQPDRPAVCAAFQADAEVCGGSQEEAIRLIGWWEQMTSAA, from the coding sequence ATGAACTGCCGTGAAGGCTGCGGCGCCTGCTGCATAGCCCCCTCTATCTCATCGCCCTTGCCCGGCATGCCCGAAGGCAAGCCGGCCGGGGTGCGCTGTTTCAACCTTAATGCGGCCAACCTGTGCGCCATTTTCGGCCAGCCAGATCGCCCTGCGGTGTGCGCGGCTTTCCAGGCAGACGCAGAGGTGTGCGGGGGCAGCCAGGAGGAGGCTATTCGCCTGATCGGCTGGTGGGAGCAGATGACTTCGGCGGCCTGA
- a CDS encoding START domain-containing protein — MGSLHRLAVVCGLTALVATAAHAENWQTAKDEDGIKVSLSEVAGSDYKAYRGETVIKAPVAKLRALQEDVAGACAWIHECKSQKLLKTEGDHSWTYTQFNTPFPVTARDSVLEITTVQGADGSLTRNLKGVPTYIPEEKGFVRVAQVQGFWKFVPKDANTTEVTYQVHTEPGGSVPSWLANKFVVEAPFNTLKALKERAEK; from the coding sequence ATGGGATCGCTGCATCGCTTGGCTGTGGTATGTGGACTGACTGCCCTGGTGGCAACGGCGGCGCACGCCGAAAACTGGCAAACCGCCAAGGATGAGGACGGCATCAAGGTGTCCCTGAGCGAGGTGGCCGGTTCCGATTACAAGGCCTATCGCGGCGAAACCGTGATCAAGGCGCCCGTCGCGAAATTGCGCGCATTGCAGGAAGACGTGGCCGGTGCCTGCGCCTGGATTCATGAGTGCAAATCGCAGAAGTTGTTGAAGACCGAGGGTGATCACAGCTGGACCTACACCCAATTCAACACGCCGTTCCCCGTAACAGCTCGTGATTCGGTGCTGGAAATCACAACTGTACAGGGCGCGGACGGGTCATTGACCCGAAATTTGAAGGGTGTACCGACCTATATTCCGGAAGAAAAGGGCTTTGTGCGGGTCGCCCAAGTGCAAGGTTTCTGGAAATTCGTGCCCAAGGACGCCAACACCACCGAAGTGACTTACCAGGTGCATACCGAGCCTGGTGGAAGTGTGCCGTCGTGGTTGGCCAACAAGTTCGTGGTGGAAGCGCCGTTCAATACTTTGAAGGCCCTAAAGGAGCGCGCGGAAAAGTAA
- the gltA gene encoding citrate synthase, translated as MADKKAQLIIEGAAPVELPILTGTVGPDVIDVRGLTATGRFTFDPGFMSTASCESKITYIDGDNGILLHRGYPIEQLAEQSDYLETCYLLLNGELPTAEQKALFVSNVKNHTMVHEQLKTFFNGFRRDAHPMAVMCGVVGALSAFYHDSLDINNPQHREISAVRLVAKMPTLAAMVYKYSMGQPMMYPRNDLSYAENFLHMMFNTPCEIKPISPILAKAMDRIFILHADHEQNASTSTVRLAGSSGANPFACIAAGIAALWGPAHGGANEAVLTMLDEIGDVSNIDKFIAKAKDKNDPFKLMGFGHRVYKNRDPRATVMKQTCDEVLKELGIKNDPQLELAMRLEEIALTDPYFIERSLYPNVDFYSGIILKAIGIPTSMFTVIFALARTVGWISHWKEMLSSPYKIGRPRQLYTGYEQRDVSKLEDRK; from the coding sequence ATGGCTGACAAAAAAGCGCAGTTGATCATCGAGGGCGCAGCCCCCGTCGAGCTGCCCATTTTAACCGGCACCGTTGGTCCCGATGTTATCGATGTAAGGGGCCTCACGGCCACGGGCCGCTTCACTTTCGACCCTGGGTTCATGTCGACCGCCTCTTGCGAGTCGAAGATTACCTACATCGACGGCGATAACGGCATCCTGCTGCATCGCGGCTACCCGATCGAACAGCTTGCCGAGCAATCGGACTACCTGGAAACCTGCTACCTGCTGCTCAACGGCGAACTGCCGACGGCAGAGCAGAAGGCCCTGTTCGTCAGCAACGTCAAGAACCACACCATGGTTCACGAACAGCTGAAAACCTTCTTCAACGGCTTCCGCCGTGACGCACACCCGATGGCCGTGATGTGCGGCGTAGTGGGCGCCCTGTCGGCGTTCTACCACGACTCCCTGGACATCAACAACCCTCAGCACCGCGAGATCTCCGCCGTGCGCCTGGTTGCCAAGATGCCAACCCTGGCAGCGATGGTTTACAAGTACTCCATGGGCCAGCCCATGATGTACCCGCGCAACGACCTGTCGTACGCGGAAAACTTCCTGCACATGATGTTCAACACCCCGTGCGAGATCAAGCCGATCAGCCCGATCCTGGCCAAGGCCATGGACCGCATTTTCATCCTGCACGCCGACCACGAACAGAACGCCTCGACGTCTACCGTGCGCCTGGCAGGCTCTTCGGGTGCCAACCCGTTCGCCTGTATCGCCGCCGGCATCGCCGCGCTGTGGGGCCCTGCCCACGGCGGTGCGAACGAAGCCGTGCTGACCATGCTCGATGAAATTGGCGATGTGTCCAACATCGACAAGTTCATCGCCAAGGCCAAGGACAAGAACGACCCGTTCAAGCTGATGGGCTTCGGCCACCGCGTGTATAAAAACCGCGACCCGCGCGCCACGGTCATGAAGCAGACCTGCGACGAAGTACTCAAGGAACTGGGGATCAAGAACGATCCACAGCTGGAACTGGCGATGCGCCTGGAAGAAATCGCCCTGACCGACCCGTACTTCATCGAACGCTCGCTGTACCCGAACGTCGATTTCTACTCGGGGATCATCCTCAAGGCGATCGGTATTCCAACCAGCATGTTCACCGTGATTTTCGCCCTGGCACGTACCGTGGGCTGGATCTCGCACTGGAAGGAAATGCTTTCCAGCCCGTACAAGATCGGCCGCCCGCGCCAACTGTACACCGGCTATGAGCAACGCGACGTCAGCAAACTGGAAGACCGCAAGTAA
- the sdhC gene encoding succinate dehydrogenase, cytochrome b556 subunit has protein sequence MNSQRPVNLDLRTIKLPVTAYTSILHRISGVILFLGIAIMLYALGKSLGSEEGFGEVKACLTSPLAKFVTWALLSALLYHLVAGLRHLIMDAGIGETLEGGKLGSKIVIAVSVVVIVLAGVWIW, from the coding sequence GTGAATAGCCAACGACCTGTAAACCTAGACCTAAGGACCATCAAACTCCCAGTCACCGCTTACACGTCCATTCTCCATCGTATTTCCGGTGTCATCCTGTTCCTGGGCATCGCCATCATGCTTTATGCATTGGGCAAATCCCTGGGTTCCGAGGAAGGCTTCGGCGAGGTGAAGGCGTGTTTGACCAGCCCGCTGGCCAAATTTGTGACTTGGGCATTGCTGTCCGCCCTGCTGTACCACCTGGTGGCCGGCTTGCGCCATCTGATCATGGATGCGGGCATCGGTGAGACGCTGGAAGGCGGCAAACTGGGCTCCAAAATCGTTATCGCCGTATCCGTGGTGGTAATCGTTCTGGCAGGAGTTTGGATATGGTAA
- the sdhD gene encoding succinate dehydrogenase, hydrophobic membrane anchor protein produces MVTNVTNLSRSGLYDWMAQRVSAVVLAAYFLFLIGYLIAHPGIDYATWHGLYSSNAMRIFSLLALVALGAHAWVGMWTIATDYLTPMALGKSATAVRFLFQAVCGIAMFAYFAWGVQILWGI; encoded by the coding sequence ATGGTAACCAACGTAACGAACCTCTCGCGTTCGGGCCTCTATGACTGGATGGCGCAACGTGTGTCTGCGGTCGTGCTGGCGGCTTATTTTCTGTTCCTGATCGGGTACCTGATCGCCCACCCTGGCATCGATTACGCCACGTGGCACGGCCTGTACTCCTCCAATGCCATGCGCATCTTCAGCCTGCTGGCCCTGGTTGCCCTGGGCGCTCACGCCTGGGTCGGCATGTGGACCATCGCCACTGACTACCTGACGCCGATGGCGCTGGGCAAGTCGGCGACGGCAGTGCGTTTCCTGTTCCAGGCCGTATGTGGTATCGCGATGTTCGCGTACTTCGCCTGGGGTGTGCAGATTCTTTGGGGTATCTGA
- the sdhA gene encoding succinate dehydrogenase flavoprotein subunit, which translates to MANINTMSFDAIIIGGGGAGMRAALQLAQGGHKTAVVTKVFPTRSHTVSAQGGITCAIASADPNDDWRWHMYDTVKGSDYIGDQDAIEYMCSVGPEAVFELEHMGLPFSRTEQGRIYQRPFGGQSKDFGKGGQAARTCAAADRTGHALLHTLYQANLKAGTVFLNEYYAVDLVKNAEGAFVGVIAICIETGETSYIRADATVLATGGAGRIYSSTTNALINTGDGVGMALRAGVPVQDIEMWQFHPTGIAGAGVLVTEGCRGEGGYLINKHGERFMERYAPNAKDLAGRDVVARSMVKEIIAGNGCGPDGDHVMLKLDHLGEEVLHSRLPGICELSKTFAHVDPVVAPVPVVPTCHYMMGGVATNIHGQAITQDAEGVDTIIPGLFAVGEVACVSVHGANRLGGNSLLDLVVFGRAAGLHLEQALSAGVEYSRASDTDIEVALARLNGLNTRTTGEDVATLRKELQQCMQNYFGVFRTGEYMQKGIAQLAGLRERIANVKINDKSQGFNTARIEALELQNLLEVAEATAIAAEHRKESRGAHAREDFEDRDDENWLCHTLFFPGEKRVAKRAVNFSPKTVPTFEPKVRTY; encoded by the coding sequence ATGGCTAACATCAACACTATGTCTTTCGACGCCATCATCATTGGTGGTGGCGGTGCCGGCATGCGCGCAGCGCTGCAGCTGGCCCAGGGTGGTCACAAGACCGCCGTTGTAACCAAGGTGTTCCCGACGCGTTCGCACACTGTATCGGCCCAGGGTGGCATCACTTGCGCCATCGCTTCTGCCGATCCGAACGATGACTGGCGCTGGCACATGTACGATACCGTCAAAGGCTCCGACTACATCGGTGACCAGGACGCTATCGAGTACATGTGTTCCGTAGGCCCTGAGGCTGTGTTCGAACTGGAACACATGGGCCTGCCGTTCTCCCGTACCGAACAGGGCCGCATCTACCAGCGCCCATTCGGTGGCCAGTCCAAGGACTTCGGTAAAGGTGGCCAGGCTGCCCGTACCTGCGCAGCCGCCGACCGTACCGGTCACGCCCTGTTGCACACCTTGTACCAGGCCAACCTGAAAGCCGGCACTGTGTTCCTCAACGAATACTACGCCGTAGACCTGGTGAAGAACGCCGAAGGCGCCTTCGTCGGTGTGATCGCGATCTGCATCGAAACCGGTGAAACTTCGTACATCCGCGCTGACGCGACTGTACTGGCCACCGGCGGCGCTGGCCGTATCTATTCGTCCACCACCAATGCCCTGATCAACACCGGCGACGGCGTGGGCATGGCCCTGCGCGCTGGCGTGCCGGTGCAAGACATCGAAATGTGGCAGTTCCACCCAACCGGCATCGCCGGCGCAGGTGTACTGGTCACCGAAGGTTGCCGCGGTGAAGGCGGTTACCTGATCAACAAGCACGGCGAGCGTTTCATGGAACGTTATGCGCCGAACGCCAAAGACCTGGCCGGCCGCGACGTGGTTGCGCGCTCCATGGTCAAAGAGATCATCGCCGGCAACGGCTGTGGCCCTGATGGCGACCACGTGATGCTCAAGCTCGATCACCTGGGTGAAGAAGTTCTGCACAGCCGCCTGCCTGGCATTTGCGAGCTGTCCAAGACCTTTGCTCACGTTGACCCGGTGGTAGCACCTGTACCGGTCGTGCCGACCTGCCACTACATGATGGGCGGCGTTGCCACCAACATCCATGGCCAGGCCATCACCCAGGACGCCGAAGGCGTCGACACCATCATCCCTGGCCTGTTCGCAGTGGGTGAAGTGGCGTGCGTATCGGTTCACGGTGCCAACCGCCTGGGCGGCAACTCGCTGCTGGACCTGGTGGTCTTCGGTCGCGCCGCCGGCCTGCACCTGGAGCAGGCGCTGAGCGCCGGCGTTGAGTACAGCCGTGCCAGCGACACCGACATCGAAGTCGCCCTGGCCCGCCTGAACGGCCTGAACACCCGCACCACAGGCGAAGACGTCGCCACCCTGCGTAAAGAACTGCAGCAATGCATGCAGAACTACTTCGGCGTGTTCCGCACCGGCGAATACATGCAGAAGGGTATTGCCCAGCTGGCTGGCCTGCGCGAGCGCATCGCCAACGTCAAGATCAACGACAAGAGCCAGGGCTTCAACACCGCCCGGATCGAAGCGCTTGAACTGCAAAACCTGCTGGAAGTGGCCGAAGCTACGGCGATCGCCGCCGAGCATCGTAAAGAGTCCCGCGGTGCGCACGCTCGCGAAGACTTCGAAGACCGCGATGACGAAAACTGGCTGTGCCACACCCTGTTCTTCCCGGGTGAGAAGCGTGTTGCCAAGCGTGCCGTGAACTTCTCGCCAAAAACCGTTCCGACTTTCGAACCAAAAGTCCGGACTTACTAA